The proteins below come from a single Oncorhynchus keta strain PuntledgeMale-10-30-2019 chromosome 32, Oket_V2, whole genome shotgun sequence genomic window:
- the LOC118365489 gene encoding ribosomal RNA-processing protein 7 homolog A isoform X2, with amino-acid sequence MAPSKKKHANQACVIPGGFTVLSLQFSTDSVAQHKICVKEHRVRAEKTTQRPLDRTLFVLNIPPYCSEGVIKELFSQFGPVQSVELREKPGSFEHSGPKLAKYFTPAQKQKAISITAVKSHPHDVPLVVSTEQRPVWTGLQKWIHQYKQSFAQPDKLQEAVDTFMQDYDKRKEEEAERQKEEAEEQLEDEEGWVKVTRVKSGTKTRPHSEVSNQKALQKESRKRKRKELMNFYTWQHRNTQKEHIAELRKKFEEDKQRIALLRAQRKFRPY; translated from the exons ATGGCGCCGTCCAAGAAGAAACATGCCAACCAGGCTTGTGTTATTCCAGGAGGTTTTACAG TGCTTTCTCTACAGTTCAGTACTGACAGTGTTGCCCAGCACAAAATATGTGTAAAAGAGCACCGGGTGCGAGCAGAGAAAACCACACAAAGACCCCTCGACAGAACACTGTTTGTCCTTAACATTCCCCCATATTGCTCTGAG GGTGTGATAAAGGAGCTCTTCTCTCAGTTTGGTCCTGTTCAGTCTGTGGAGCTGAGAGAGAAGCCAGGGTCCTTTGAGCACTCAGGACCCAAGCTGGCCAAGTATTTCACACCAGCACAAAAACAG AAGGCCATCAGTATTACAGCAGTGAAGTCCCATCCCCATGATGTCCCATTGGTTGTTTCCACAGAGCAGCGACCTGTGTGGACAGGTCTACAGA AATGGATTCATCAGTACAAGCAGTCATTTGCTCAGCCAGACAAACTACAGGAGGCAGTTGACACCTTCATGCAGGATTATGATAAGAGAAAAGAAGAG GAGGCAGAGCGACAAAAGGAGGAGGCTGAGGAGCagctggaggatgaggagggctgGGTAAAAGTTACCAGGGTTAAAAGTGGGACCAAGACCCGCCCCCACAGTGAGGTATCCAATCAGAAAGCTCTGCAGAAGGAGAGCAGAAAAAGGAAGCGGAAGGAGCTCATGAACTTCTACACCTGGcagcacagaaacacacagaaagaAC ACATCGCTGAACTGAGGAAAAAGTTTGAAGAGGACAAACAGCGAATTGCTTTGCTAAGAGCACAGAGGAAGTTCCGACCTTACTGA
- the LOC118365489 gene encoding ribosomal RNA-processing protein 7 homolog A isoform X1 — MAPSKKKHANQACVIPGGFTVLSLQFSTDSVAQHKICVKEHRVRAEKTTQRPLDRTLFVLNIPPYCSEGVIKELFSQFGPVQSVELREKPGSFEHSGPKLAKYFTPAQKQGFRVGYIVFQKAISITAVKSHPHDVPLVVSTEQRPVWTGLQKWIHQYKQSFAQPDKLQEAVDTFMQDYDKRKEEEAERQKEEAEEQLEDEEGWVKVTRVKSGTKTRPHSEVSNQKALQKESRKRKRKELMNFYTWQHRNTQKEHIAELRKKFEEDKQRIALLRAQRKFRPY, encoded by the exons ATGGCGCCGTCCAAGAAGAAACATGCCAACCAGGCTTGTGTTATTCCAGGAGGTTTTACAG TGCTTTCTCTACAGTTCAGTACTGACAGTGTTGCCCAGCACAAAATATGTGTAAAAGAGCACCGGGTGCGAGCAGAGAAAACCACACAAAGACCCCTCGACAGAACACTGTTTGTCCTTAACATTCCCCCATATTGCTCTGAG GGTGTGATAAAGGAGCTCTTCTCTCAGTTTGGTCCTGTTCAGTCTGTGGAGCTGAGAGAGAAGCCAGGGTCCTTTGAGCACTCAGGACCCAAGCTGGCCAAGTATTTCACACCAGCACAAAAACAG GGGTTCAGAGTGGGTTACATCGTGTTTCAGAAGGCCATCAGTATTACAGCAGTGAAGTCCCATCCCCATGATGTCCCATTGGTTGTTTCCACAGAGCAGCGACCTGTGTGGACAGGTCTACAGA AATGGATTCATCAGTACAAGCAGTCATTTGCTCAGCCAGACAAACTACAGGAGGCAGTTGACACCTTCATGCAGGATTATGATAAGAGAAAAGAAGAG GAGGCAGAGCGACAAAAGGAGGAGGCTGAGGAGCagctggaggatgaggagggctgGGTAAAAGTTACCAGGGTTAAAAGTGGGACCAAGACCCGCCCCCACAGTGAGGTATCCAATCAGAAAGCTCTGCAGAAGGAGAGCAGAAAAAGGAAGCGGAAGGAGCTCATGAACTTCTACACCTGGcagcacagaaacacacagaaagaAC ACATCGCTGAACTGAGGAAAAAGTTTGAAGAGGACAAACAGCGAATTGCTTTGCTAAGAGCACAGAGGAAGTTCCGACCTTACTGA